One segment of Macaca fascicularis isolate 582-1 chromosome 4, T2T-MFA8v1.1 DNA contains the following:
- the RBM24 gene encoding RNA-binding protein 24 isoform X2 yields the protein MTSFLLALGKIYKSGYLPTMSIRRLLCSQEWSFHMSSRQQLPPPPPLTLITLELHTHNTQQPLLLPPPLLPMTSTPMQPLQLLQDMLPLGAMATQSSSQSPQRHLGQLPPLLQQLPPLQHLASTSLSSCRQTECNRPAI from the exons ATGACGTCGTTTCTCCTGGCACTGGGAAAGATCTACAAGTCTG GATACCTGCCCACTATGTCTATCCGCAGGCTTTTGTGCAGCCAGGAGTGGTCATTCCACATGTCCAGCCGACAGCAGCTGCCGCCTCCACCACCCCTTACATTGATTACACTGGAGCTGCATACGCACAATACTCAGCAgccgctgctgctgccgccgccgctgctgcctATGACCAGTACCCCTATGCAGCCTCTCCAGCTGCTGCAGGATATGTTACCGCTGGGGGCTATGGCTACGCAGTCCAGCAGCCAATCACCGCAGCGGCACCTGGGACAGCTGCCGCCGCTGCTGCAGCAGCTGCCGCCGCTGCAGCATTTGGCCAGTACCAGCCTCAGCAGCTGCAGACAGACCGAATGCAATAGACCAGCCATCTGA
- the RBM24 gene encoding RNA-binding protein 24 isoform X3, producing the protein MSIRRLLCSQEWSFHMSSRQQLPPPPPLTLITLELHTHNTQQPLLLPPPLLPMTSTPMQPLQLLQDMLPLGAMATQSSSQSPQRHLGQLPPLLQQLPPLQHLASTSLSSCRQTECNRPAI; encoded by the coding sequence ATGTCTATCCGCAGGCTTTTGTGCAGCCAGGAGTGGTCATTCCACATGTCCAGCCGACAGCAGCTGCCGCCTCCACCACCCCTTACATTGATTACACTGGAGCTGCATACGCACAATACTCAGCAgccgctgctgctgccgccgccgctgctgcctATGACCAGTACCCCTATGCAGCCTCTCCAGCTGCTGCAGGATATGTTACCGCTGGGGGCTATGGCTACGCAGTCCAGCAGCCAATCACCGCAGCGGCACCTGGGACAGCTGCCGCCGCTGCTGCAGCAGCTGCCGCCGCTGCAGCATTTGGCCAGTACCAGCCTCAGCAGCTGCAGACAGACCGAATGCAATAGACCAGCCATCTGA
- the RBM24 gene encoding RNA-binding protein 24 isoform X1, which translates to MHTTQKDTTYTKIFVGGLPYHTTDASLRKYFEVFGEIEEAVVITDRQTGKSRGYGFVTMADRAAAERACKDPNPIIDGRKANVNLAYLGAKPRIMQPGFAFGVQQLHPALIQRPFGIPAHYVYPQAFVQPGVVIPHVQPTAAAASTTPYIDYTGAAYAQYSAAAAAAAAAAAYDQYPYAASPAAAGYVTAGGYGYAVQQPITAAAPGTAAAAAAAAAAAAAFGQYQPQQLQTDRMQ; encoded by the exons ATGCACACGACCCAGAAGGACACGACGTACACCAAGATCTTCGTCGGGGGGCTGCCCTACCACACCACCGACGCCAGCCTGCGCAAGTACTTCGAGGTCTTCGGCGAGATCGAGGAGGCGGTGGTCATCACCGACCGGCAGACGGGCAAGTCCCGGGGCTATGGATTT GTCACCATGGCTGACCGGGCTGCTGCCGAAAGGGCCTGCAAGGATCCCAATCCCATCATTGATGGCAGAAAGGCCAACGTGAACCTGGCATACTTAGGAGCAAAACCAAGGATCATGCAACCAG GTTTTGCCTTTGGTGTTCAACAACTTCATCCAGCCCTTATACAGAGACCTTTCGG GATACCTGCCCACTATGTCTATCCGCAGGCTTTTGTGCAGCCAGGAGTGGTCATTCCACATGTCCAGCCGACAGCAGCTGCCGCCTCCACCACCCCTTACATTGATTACACTGGAGCTGCATACGCACAATACTCAGCAgccgctgctgctgccgccgccgctgctgcctATGACCAGTACCCCTATGCAGCCTCTCCAGCTGCTGCAGGATATGTTACCGCTGGGGGCTATGGCTACGCAGTCCAGCAGCCAATCACCGCAGCGGCACCTGGGACAGCTGCCGCCGCTGCTGCAGCAGCTGCCGCCGCTGCAGCATTTGGCCAGTACCAGCCTCAGCAGCTGCAGACAGACCGAATGCAATAG
- the RBM24 gene encoding RNA-binding protein 24 isoform X4: MHTTQKDTTYTKIFVGGLPYHTTDASLRKYFEVFGEIEEAVVITDRQTGKSRGYGFVTMADRAAAERACKDPNPIIDGRKANVNLAYLGAKPRIMQPGFAFGVQQLHPALIQRPFG; this comes from the exons ATGCACACGACCCAGAAGGACACGACGTACACCAAGATCTTCGTCGGGGGGCTGCCCTACCACACCACCGACGCCAGCCTGCGCAAGTACTTCGAGGTCTTCGGCGAGATCGAGGAGGCGGTGGTCATCACCGACCGGCAGACGGGCAAGTCCCGGGGCTATGGATTT GTCACCATGGCTGACCGGGCTGCTGCCGAAAGGGCCTGCAAGGATCCCAATCCCATCATTGATGGCAGAAAGGCCAACGTGAACCTGGCATACTTAGGAGCAAAACCAAGGATCATGCAACCAG GTTTTGCCTTTGGTGTTCAACAACTTCATCCAGCCCTTATACAGAGACCTTTCGG atga